One Vigna unguiculata cultivar IT97K-499-35 chromosome 7, ASM411807v1, whole genome shotgun sequence genomic region harbors:
- the LOC114189890 gene encoding inosine triphosphate pyrophosphatase, with product MAAARGLVLSRPVTFVTGNAKKLEEVRAILGNSIPFQSLKIDLPELQGEPEDISKEKARMAALQVNGPVLVEDTCLCFNALKGLPGPYIKWFLQKIGHEGLNNLLMAYDDKSAFALCVFSFAAGPDSEPITFSGKTPGKIVPPRGPNDFGWDPIFEPEGYDQTYAEMPKEEKNKISHRSKSLALVKSHFAEAGYTFQINNV from the exons ATGGCTGCTGCAAGAGGGTTGGTCCTGTCACGTCCTGTTACTTTTGTGACTGGAAATGCCAAAAAGCTTGAAGAAGTTCGTGCCATCTTGGGGAATTCCATTCCTTTCCAGTCCCTCAAAATtgatt TGCCCGAGTTGCAAGGAGAGCCTGAAGATATCTCTAAAGAGAAGGCTCGAATGGCTGCCCTTCAG GTGAATGGACCTGTGTTGGTTGAAGACACTTGCCTCTGCTTCAATGCCTTGAAGGGTCTTCCAG GGCCTTACAT CAAGTGGTTTCTGCAGAAGATTGGCCATGAAG GTCTCAACAATTTGCTAATGGCATATGATGATAAATCAGCATTTGCCTTATGTGTATTTTCCTTTGCGGCAGGTCCAGATAGTGAACCTATCACATTTTCTGGAAAAACTCCG GGGAAGATTGTTCCACCAAGAGGGCCTAATGATTTTGGATGGGATCCTATTTTTGAACCTGAAGGCTATGATCAAAC GTATGCAGAAATGCCcaaagaagaaaagaacaaaatttccCACCGCTCCAAATCTCTTGCATTGGTGAAATCTCATTTTGCAGAAGCTGGTTATACTTTTCAGATCAATAACGTCTGA